One Lacunisphaera limnophila DNA window includes the following coding sequences:
- a CDS encoding fatty acid CoA ligase family protein yields MSASANIARHLPLMATRQPDHPAIKVPRGRTGDGRIDYLALSFRELDTEVDAWVARLQGHGVQTGDRVLVMVRQGLPLIAAAFALFKLGAVPVIIDPGMGRKNFLACVTRSRPRVLLGIPLAQLLSHVFRAAFKSVEIRVWVSGSPTARAGRGAQNSKLKFEMVSSRAADLAAVLFTSGSTGEPKGVCYEHGMFDAQVRLVRDTYGIQPGEVDLPMLPIFALFNPALGMTTIVPEIDPARPATVDPAKIVQAIQQEGVTNSFGSPTLWRKISRHCREKNEPLPTLRRVLMAGAPVPPALFADLQVLLPNGTAHSPYGATEALPLATISGPEVVGAGQGSDSLGTSAATAAGAGTCVGRPVAEIQIRIIPITDGPIVSLTDTRVLPPGEIGEIIASGPVVTQTYDQLPAATTLAKIQTPNNQSQTNGKTAGTPDSFAVSAPAGAAWHRLGDLGYLDTAGRLWFCGRKAERVLTADGPLYTEQVEPIFGAHPDVARVALIGAGHDRRRPAIVVEPRSRDVIATPSLRRKLVRELRALGAPHPHTDRIRLAYLHPHLPVDVRHNAKIHRLTLARWAVDQQGYEMDKREVPVSALKR; encoded by the coding sequence TTGTCCGCCTCCGCCAACATCGCCCGCCACCTCCCGCTGATGGCGACCCGCCAGCCGGACCACCCGGCGATCAAGGTCCCCCGCGGCCGGACCGGTGACGGCCGGATCGACTACCTCGCCCTCTCGTTCCGCGAGCTCGACACCGAGGTGGACGCTTGGGTGGCCCGCCTGCAGGGGCACGGCGTCCAAACCGGCGACCGCGTGCTGGTCATGGTCCGGCAGGGCCTGCCGCTCATCGCCGCCGCCTTCGCCCTCTTCAAGCTCGGCGCCGTGCCCGTGATCATTGACCCCGGCATGGGCCGGAAAAACTTCCTCGCCTGCGTCACCCGTTCCCGCCCGCGCGTCCTCCTCGGCATCCCGCTCGCCCAACTCCTGAGCCACGTTTTCCGCGCCGCCTTCAAATCCGTGGAAATCCGCGTGTGGGTGAGCGGCTCGCCCACCGCCCGCGCCGGCCGGGGAGCTCAAAACTCAAAGCTCAAATTTGAAATGGTGAGCAGCCGCGCGGCCGATTTGGCCGCGGTGCTGTTCACCAGCGGTTCCACCGGCGAACCCAAGGGCGTGTGCTACGAGCACGGCATGTTCGACGCCCAGGTGCGGCTGGTGCGCGACACCTACGGCATCCAGCCCGGCGAGGTGGACCTCCCGATGCTGCCCATCTTCGCCCTCTTCAATCCCGCGCTCGGCATGACCACCATCGTGCCCGAAATCGACCCCGCCCGCCCGGCCACGGTCGATCCGGCGAAGATCGTGCAGGCGATCCAGCAGGAGGGCGTCACCAATTCCTTCGGCTCCCCCACGCTCTGGCGGAAAATCAGCCGGCACTGCCGCGAAAAAAACGAACCCCTCCCCACGCTGCGCCGCGTCCTCATGGCCGGCGCCCCCGTCCCGCCGGCCCTCTTCGCCGACCTGCAGGTTTTGCTGCCGAACGGCACCGCCCACAGCCCGTACGGAGCCACCGAGGCTCTGCCGCTGGCCACCATCTCCGGTCCGGAAGTTGTGGGGGCAGGGCAGGGATCGGATTCACTTGGTACGTCCGCCGCAACCGCGGCGGGCGCCGGCACCTGCGTCGGCCGGCCGGTGGCGGAAATCCAGATCCGCATCATCCCGATCACCGACGGCCCGATCGTGTCACTCACCGACACCCGCGTCCTCCCGCCCGGCGAGATCGGCGAGATCATCGCCTCGGGCCCCGTGGTGACCCAAACCTACGACCAGCTGCCCGCCGCGACCACGCTGGCCAAAATCCAAACGCCAAACAACCAAAGCCAAACAAATGGCAAAACCGCCGGAACGCCGGATTCCTTTGCTGTGTCCGCGCCGGCCGGCGCGGCGTGGCATCGGCTGGGCGACCTCGGCTACCTCGACACCGCCGGCCGCCTCTGGTTCTGCGGCCGCAAGGCTGAGCGGGTGCTGACGGCCGACGGCCCGCTCTACACCGAACAGGTGGAACCGATCTTCGGCGCCCACCCGGACGTGGCCCGCGTCGCCCTGATCGGCGCCGGCCACGACCGCCGCCGGCCGGCCATTGTCGTTGAGCCGCGTTCGCGCGACGTCATCGCCACGCCCTCCCTCCGCCGCAAGCTCGTGCGCGAGCTCCGCGCCCTCGGCGCCCCACATCCGCACACGGACCGCATCCGCCTGGCCTACCTTCACCCGCACCTGCCCGTCGACGTCCGCCACAACGCCAAGATCCACCGCCTCACCCTCGCACGCTGGGCCGTCGACCAGCAGGGCTACGAAATGGATAAACGCGAGGTCCCCGTCTCCGCCCTGAAACGCTGA
- a CDS encoding NAD-dependent epimerase/dehydratase family protein translates to MFIVRKNFPVFVTGASGFIGGQLARRLLADGRRVRVLSRRPLPELETLGAEVIPGDLHDRHALERGCRSAETVFHVAGRVGVWGPPEDFFRVNVEGTRNLLVACREAKVPRLVYTSSPSVVYNGGDLRHVNESAPLCTQAPCAYPTSKATAEREVLAAHGPELATIALRPHLVWGPGDKNVVPRILTLARAGKLKIIGPGRNRVDITPINNVVDAHLLAEGALLTGSRAPFGSAGAVATPPQAGNSSASRPPHHPGGRAYFITNGEPVVLWDWINEVLRGVGIPEIKSHVPLPVAYAAGAALETVWRLTGRAGEPPMTRFVAKEMATDHWFDISAARRDLGYHPLVSVTQATAELIEHYKAGNPF, encoded by the coding sequence GTGTTCATCGTCCGCAAAAACTTTCCCGTCTTCGTCACCGGCGCCAGCGGCTTCATCGGGGGCCAGCTCGCCCGTCGTCTGCTGGCCGACGGCCGACGGGTGCGCGTGTTGTCCCGCCGGCCGCTGCCGGAACTGGAAACGCTCGGCGCCGAGGTCATCCCGGGCGATCTGCACGACCGGCACGCACTCGAGCGCGGCTGCCGCTCGGCCGAGACCGTCTTCCACGTCGCCGGCCGCGTCGGCGTGTGGGGCCCACCGGAGGATTTTTTCCGCGTCAATGTCGAGGGCACGCGCAACCTGCTCGTGGCCTGTCGCGAGGCCAAGGTCCCGCGCCTCGTCTACACCAGCTCGCCCAGCGTGGTGTATAACGGCGGCGACCTGCGCCACGTCAACGAGTCCGCCCCGCTCTGCACGCAGGCGCCGTGCGCCTACCCGACGAGCAAGGCCACCGCCGAGCGCGAGGTGCTCGCCGCCCACGGGCCCGAACTCGCCACGATCGCTTTGCGCCCGCACCTGGTGTGGGGGCCCGGCGACAAGAATGTCGTCCCCCGGATCCTCACCCTCGCCCGCGCCGGCAAGCTGAAGATCATCGGCCCCGGCCGAAACCGCGTGGACATCACCCCCATCAACAACGTCGTCGACGCCCACCTGCTGGCGGAAGGCGCGCTGCTCACGGGCAGCAGGGCGCCCTTTGGCTCAGCTGGAGCCGTGGCAACCCCGCCGCAGGCGGGCAACTCCTCAGCCAGCCGCCCGCCCCACCACCCCGGCGGCCGCGCTTACTTCATCACCAACGGCGAACCCGTGGTCCTCTGGGACTGGATCAACGAGGTGCTGCGCGGGGTGGGCATCCCGGAAATCAAATCCCACGTTCCGCTGCCCGTCGCCTACGCCGCCGGGGCCGCGCTCGAAACCGTCTGGCGGCTCACCGGCCGCGCGGGCGAGCCGCCCATGACGCGCTTCGTCGCCAAGGAAATGGCCACCGACCACTGGTTCGACATCAGTGCCGCCCGCCGCGACCTCGGCTACCACCCGCTCGTCAGTGTCACCCAGGCCACCGCCGAGCTGATCGAGCACTACAAGGCCGGAAACCCTTTCTGA
- a CDS encoding TrmH family RNA methyltransferase yields the protein MSPEKITSLQNPRVKQLVKLRERRERDAAGLFLVEGYREIRRALEKGVRPQEFYFCPEWFLGENEPALIEQARQAGAQLFELSKDAFAKVAYRERPDGLLAVAPQWKRQLEDLVLKPAPFLLVVESIEKPGNLGTILRSADAAGCDAVIVCDPVTDLFNPNVVRASTGVLFSVPVYVADSVTVHAWLKAKGIRTAATTPHTDNIYTSTDLRGPLAIVMGSEQYGLSEFWMKGADVLVRIPMAGQADSLNVAMATIITLFEAVRQRNG from the coding sequence GTGAGTCCCGAAAAGATCACCAGTCTCCAGAATCCGCGCGTGAAGCAGCTCGTGAAGCTGCGCGAGCGGCGGGAGCGCGACGCCGCGGGTCTGTTCCTGGTGGAGGGCTACCGCGAGATCCGCCGGGCCTTGGAGAAGGGCGTCCGCCCGCAGGAATTTTATTTCTGTCCCGAGTGGTTCCTGGGTGAAAACGAGCCGGCGCTCATCGAGCAGGCCCGGCAGGCCGGGGCGCAGCTGTTTGAACTGTCGAAGGACGCCTTCGCCAAGGTGGCCTACCGGGAGCGGCCGGACGGTCTGCTGGCCGTGGCCCCGCAGTGGAAACGCCAGCTGGAGGATCTGGTCCTGAAACCCGCCCCCTTCCTCCTCGTGGTCGAATCCATCGAGAAACCGGGCAATCTGGGCACGATCCTGCGCAGCGCCGATGCGGCGGGGTGCGATGCCGTGATCGTGTGCGACCCGGTGACGGACCTGTTCAACCCGAATGTCGTCCGCGCCTCGACGGGGGTGCTGTTCTCGGTGCCGGTTTATGTGGCCGACAGCGTGACTGTGCATGCCTGGCTGAAGGCGAAAGGCATCCGCACCGCGGCGACGACGCCGCACACGGACAATATCTACACGAGCACCGATCTGCGCGGACCGTTGGCGATCGTCATGGGCAGCGAGCAGTACGGCCTGAGCGAATTCTGGATGAAGGGGGCCGACGTCCTCGTCCGCATCCCGATGGCCGGCCAGGCCGACTCGCTGAACGTGGCCATGGCGACGATCATCACGCTGTTCGAGGCGGTGCGGCAGCGGAACGGGTGA
- a CDS encoding class I SAM-dependent RNA methyltransferase, which yields MVKKKKFNDHPFPYRTELELEISTLTNLGVGLGRVQVGEGKWVVMVPFTLPGEKVKVRVYRNHKNFSEADLLAVLTPSPHRIDPRCPLFGRCGGCQYQHLTYAEQLKWKRQQVEELLKYMAGVEFAVNPVIGSPREFGYRSKLTPHFSAQARRREGATDQDPVTSESHPIGFLKQSSRFELVDVPHCDIATPEINAKLPEVRAKTHARLAAGEYKRDSTLLLRHAQEGVITDYDAVIHEKIGDLRLHFLARDFFQNNPFILPAFTGYVREQAAGSGARFLVDAYCGSGLFALSCAPAFERVSGIELSETSIKFATENAAANGITNTVFRAGDAAQIFAGLDFPPADTAVVIDPPRKGCDESFLSQLFAFGPRAVVYVSCDPATQMRDLKGFLAAGYKLTAVQPFDLFPQTRHLECVITLVRS from the coding sequence GTGGTTAAAAAGAAAAAGTTCAACGATCATCCCTTCCCCTACCGCACCGAGCTGGAACTGGAGATCTCCACCCTGACCAACCTCGGCGTCGGCCTCGGCCGGGTACAGGTCGGCGAGGGTAAATGGGTCGTCATGGTGCCTTTCACCCTGCCGGGCGAAAAGGTGAAGGTCCGCGTGTACCGCAACCACAAGAACTTCTCCGAGGCCGACCTGCTGGCCGTGCTCACCCCGTCGCCCCACCGGATCGACCCCCGGTGCCCGCTGTTCGGCCGCTGCGGCGGCTGCCAGTACCAGCACCTCACCTACGCCGAGCAGCTCAAGTGGAAGCGCCAGCAGGTCGAGGAACTCCTGAAATACATGGCCGGGGTGGAGTTCGCCGTGAACCCGGTCATCGGTTCGCCGCGTGAGTTCGGCTACCGCTCGAAGCTCACGCCGCACTTTTCCGCGCAGGCACGCCGGCGGGAAGGGGCCACTGACCAGGATCCTGTCACCAGCGAAAGCCACCCCATCGGCTTTTTGAAGCAAAGCTCCCGGTTCGAGCTCGTCGACGTGCCGCATTGCGACATCGCGACGCCGGAGATCAACGCGAAGCTGCCGGAGGTCCGAGCCAAGACCCACGCGCGTCTCGCCGCCGGGGAATACAAGCGCGACTCGACCCTGCTCCTGCGCCACGCGCAGGAAGGCGTGATCACGGACTATGATGCGGTGATTCACGAAAAGATCGGCGACCTCCGCCTCCATTTCCTCGCCCGCGATTTCTTCCAGAACAACCCCTTCATCCTGCCCGCCTTCACCGGCTACGTGCGCGAGCAGGCCGCCGGCAGCGGCGCGCGGTTCCTCGTCGACGCCTACTGCGGCAGCGGCCTCTTCGCCCTCAGCTGCGCGCCGGCCTTCGAGCGCGTCTCGGGCATCGAGCTGAGCGAGACCTCCATCAAGTTCGCCACGGAGAACGCCGCGGCCAACGGCATCACCAACACCGTCTTCCGCGCCGGCGACGCCGCGCAGATCTTCGCCGGGCTGGACTTCCCGCCGGCCGACACCGCCGTCGTGATCGACCCGCCGCGCAAGGGCTGCGACGAGTCCTTTCTCAGCCAACTCTTCGCCTTCGGGCCGCGCGCCGTCGTTTACGTGTCCTGCGACCCGGCCACCCAGATGCGCGACCTGAAGGGTTTCCTTGCCGCGGGCTACAAACTGACTGCCGTGCAACCCTTCGACCTCTTCCCGCAGACGCGCCACCTCGAGTGCGTGATCACGCTGGTGCGGAGTTGA